The Bradyrhizobium ottawaense genome window below encodes:
- a CDS encoding acyl carrier protein encodes MSSTFDQVATIIAETCDIPRDTITPDSHAIDDLGIDSLDFLDIAFAIDKQFGIKLPLEKWTQEVNDGKATTEQYFVLKNLCARIDELVAAKGASA; translated from the coding sequence ATGTCTTCCACATTCGATCAGGTCGCCACGATCATCGCTGAAACCTGCGACATCCCGCGCGACACGATCACGCCGGATAGTCATGCCATTGACGATCTCGGCATCGACAGCCTCGATTTCCTTGATATCGCGTTTGCGATCGACAAGCAGTTCGGCATCAAGCTCCCGCTGGAAAAGTGGACCCAGGAGGTCAATGACGGCAAGGCGACCACCGAGCAGTATTTCGTGCTGAAGAACCTGTGCGCCCGCATCGACGAACTGGTTGCGGCCAAGGGCGCGAGCGCCTAA
- a CDS encoding beta-ketoacyl-ACP synthase yields MTDTASKPGQTEVWITGIGLATSLGEGLDANWAALQEKRINVDEKGFAPYIVHPLTPVSFDSQIPKKGDQRQMEAWQRIGTYAAGLALDSAGIKGNKDILSKIDMVVAAGGGERDLNVDTGVLTAEAKGANAPGFLNERLMSDLRPTLFLAQLSNLLAGNIAIVHGLGGTSRTFMGEEVAGADAARIALARIASGESDIALVGGSHNGERKDLLVLYEFGDFNLKDKFAPVWARKDHAGFALGSAGAFLVLESKAHAQARGAKPFARLSSVVADLARRKQPGDMAATLEQLWAKLPRREGKGAIISGATGAEPATSEERGFLKGHADFPVRSTGTMFGHTMETQFPLGIALAALSISRGALFPPNDSTGTEIEMQGAPTQIVVVGAGHWRGEGLALVEAVS; encoded by the coding sequence ATGACTGACACTGCTTCGAAGCCCGGCCAGACCGAAGTCTGGATCACCGGCATTGGACTCGCGACCTCGCTCGGCGAGGGCCTGGACGCCAACTGGGCCGCGCTTCAGGAGAAGCGCATCAATGTCGACGAGAAGGGCTTTGCGCCCTACATCGTGCATCCCTTGACGCCTGTCAGCTTCGACAGCCAGATCCCGAAGAAGGGCGACCAGCGCCAGATGGAAGCCTGGCAGCGCATCGGCACCTACGCCGCCGGCCTTGCGCTCGATTCAGCCGGGATCAAGGGCAACAAGGACATCCTGTCGAAGATCGACATGGTGGTGGCCGCCGGCGGCGGCGAGCGCGATCTCAACGTCGACACCGGTGTCTTGACGGCCGAGGCCAAGGGCGCGAACGCGCCCGGCTTCCTCAACGAACGGCTGATGAGCGATCTGAGGCCGACGCTGTTCCTGGCGCAGCTCTCCAATCTGCTCGCCGGCAACATCGCCATCGTGCACGGACTTGGCGGCACCTCGCGCACCTTCATGGGCGAAGAGGTCGCGGGCGCCGATGCTGCCCGCATTGCGCTTGCGCGCATCGCCTCGGGCGAGAGCGACATCGCGCTGGTCGGCGGCTCGCATAATGGCGAGCGCAAGGACTTGCTCGTCCTCTACGAATTCGGCGATTTCAACCTCAAGGACAAGTTCGCTCCCGTCTGGGCGCGCAAGGACCACGCCGGCTTCGCGCTCGGATCTGCCGGCGCCTTCCTGGTGCTGGAGTCGAAGGCGCATGCGCAAGCGCGCGGCGCAAAGCCGTTCGCAAGACTGTCGAGCGTCGTCGCCGACCTCGCCCGGCGCAAGCAGCCCGGCGACATGGCCGCGACGCTGGAGCAGCTGTGGGCCAAGCTGCCCAGGCGCGAAGGTAAAGGCGCCATCATCTCAGGCGCAACCGGTGCGGAGCCCGCAACGAGCGAAGAGCGCGGCTTCCTGAAGGGCCATGCCGATTTCCCGGTGCGTTCGACCGGCACGATGTTCGGCCACACCATGGAGACGCAATTCCCGCTCGGCATCGCGCTCGCCGCGCTGTCGATCTCGCGCGGTGCGCTGTTCCCGCCGAACGATTCGACGGGCACCGAGATTGAAATGCAGGGAGCGCCCACCCAGATTGTGGTGGTGGGGGCCGGACACTGGCGCGGCGAAGGCCTGGCGCTGGTCGAGGCAGTTAGCTAG
- a CDS encoding lipid A biosynthesis lauroyl acyltransferase produces the protein MALLPARTKARAREAAKSIGGSLIGAATVGMLRTTRYFDPVKTSDFFARVVKLIGPRLREHRIGRANLTAAFPEKSPEEIEQILMGVWENLGRVGAEFAHMDHVWDYDRDHPENSRIELPARSIELFDQIRDDGKPALIFAAHLANWELPALAAVSHGLDAAILYRRPNIASADRIIQEMRQVNMGTLIPAGRDAPLRLAQALKDGKHVAMLIDQYLTGGVEVTFFGRKTRANPMLARLLRQVECPIHGVRIIRLPGDRFTAEITEEVRPVRDADGKIDIQGTTQAITSVVEGWVREHPEQWLWLHRRWR, from the coding sequence ATGGCGCTGCTTCCTGCGAGGACGAAGGCCCGCGCGCGGGAGGCTGCGAAATCGATCGGCGGCAGCCTGATCGGCGCCGCCACCGTCGGCATGCTGCGTACCACGCGCTATTTCGATCCGGTCAAGACCTCGGACTTTTTCGCGCGCGTGGTGAAGCTGATCGGCCCGCGCCTGCGCGAGCACCGCATCGGTCGCGCCAACCTCACCGCGGCGTTTCCGGAGAAGTCGCCCGAAGAGATCGAACAGATCCTGATGGGCGTCTGGGAGAATCTCGGCCGCGTCGGCGCCGAATTCGCCCATATGGATCACGTCTGGGATTACGACCGCGATCATCCCGAAAACAGCCGGATCGAACTCCCGGCGCGCAGCATCGAGCTGTTCGACCAGATCCGCGACGACGGCAAGCCGGCGCTGATCTTTGCAGCTCACCTCGCCAATTGGGAGTTGCCGGCGCTCGCCGCCGTCTCGCATGGCCTCGATGCCGCGATCCTCTACCGTCGGCCGAACATCGCATCTGCCGACCGCATCATCCAGGAGATGCGCCAGGTCAACATGGGCACGCTGATCCCGGCCGGGCGCGACGCGCCGCTGCGCCTCGCGCAGGCGCTGAAGGACGGCAAGCACGTCGCCATGCTGATCGACCAATATCTGACCGGCGGCGTCGAGGTCACCTTCTTCGGCCGCAAGACCCGCGCCAACCCGATGCTGGCCCGCCTGCTCCGCCAGGTCGAATGTCCGATCCACGGCGTCCGCATCATCCGCCTGCCCGGCGACCGCTTCACCGCCGAGATCACCGAGGAGGTCCGACCGGTGCGCGATGCCGACGGCAAGATCGACATCCAGGGCACGACCCAGGCGATCACCAGCGTCGTGGAAGGCTGGGTGCGCGAGCATCCCGAGCAGTGGTTGTGGCTGCACCGCAGGTGGCGGTAG
- a CDS encoding 3-hydroxyacyl-ACP dehydratase FabZ family protein: MQLEYFHMIDRIVDLKVDEKTIVVEAQVPQESTIFEGHFPGYPLMPGVLLIESMAQASGWLQLGVFKFERMPILAAVKEAKVRGSVFPGDLMSIEASLIHEGSGYAMTEAKIRVGGKLRANSALTFTLIPFPNADMRGYMTKVAERVGFPQQAVSP; this comes from the coding sequence ATGCAACTCGAATACTTCCACATGATCGATCGCATCGTCGACCTCAAGGTCGACGAGAAGACGATCGTCGTCGAAGCGCAGGTCCCGCAGGAGAGCACCATCTTCGAGGGGCACTTCCCGGGTTACCCCTTGATGCCCGGCGTGCTCCTGATCGAATCGATGGCGCAGGCCTCGGGCTGGCTTCAGCTCGGCGTGTTCAAGTTTGAACGCATGCCGATCCTTGCCGCCGTGAAGGAGGCCAAGGTCCGCGGCTCGGTCTTCCCCGGCGATCTCATGAGCATCGAGGCGAGCCTCATCCATGAAGGCTCCGGCTATGCCATGACCGAAGCCAAGATCAGGGTCGGCGGCAAGCTGCGCGCGAATTCGGCGCTCACCTTCACGCTGATCCCCTTCCCCAATGCGGATATGCGCGGCTACATGACGAAAGTCGCCGAGCGCGTCGGCTTTCCGCAACAGGCCGTATCGCCATGA
- a CDS encoding polyamine ABC transporter substrate-binding protein translates to MTNVGRCGFGLGLAIAATLNLLSAPVRAEERVVNFYNWSNYMAPDVLEAFTKETGIKVVYDTFDANETLETRLMAGKSGYDVVVPTAYFLQRQIKANIFQKLDKSKLPNLENAWPMVTKNLATYDPGNNYAANYMWGTTGIGYNVAKVKQILGPDAKIDSWDIVFKPENLAKFRDCGVHMLDSADDIFPAALNYLGLDPNSTKQADLEKAADVVAKVRPSVRKFHSSEYLSALATGEICFVVGWSGDIMQARARAAEAKKDNSSGIEIGYAIPKEGAQMFFDNLAIPADAKNVREAYELINYLYRPDVAAKNSDFLSYASGNLASQKLVDPKILNDKNIYPDEATLAKLFVITAREPATQRIINRLWTKVKTGR, encoded by the coding sequence ATGACGAATGTCGGCCGCTGCGGATTTGGCCTTGGCCTCGCGATCGCCGCCACGCTGAATTTGCTTTCCGCCCCTGTCAGGGCCGAGGAGCGGGTCGTCAATTTCTACAACTGGTCCAACTATATGGCGCCAGACGTCCTCGAGGCCTTCACCAAGGAGACCGGCATCAAGGTGGTCTACGACACCTTCGATGCCAACGAGACGCTGGAGACGCGCCTGATGGCCGGCAAGTCCGGCTACGACGTCGTGGTGCCCACGGCCTATTTCCTGCAGCGCCAGATCAAGGCCAACATTTTCCAGAAGCTCGACAAGTCGAAGCTGCCGAACCTGGAAAATGCCTGGCCGATGGTAACCAAGAACCTTGCGACCTACGATCCCGGCAACAATTACGCCGCCAACTATATGTGGGGCACGACGGGCATCGGCTACAATGTCGCCAAGGTGAAGCAGATCCTGGGGCCCGACGCGAAGATCGACAGCTGGGACATCGTCTTCAAGCCGGAGAACCTCGCCAAATTTAGAGATTGCGGCGTCCACATGCTCGACTCCGCCGACGACATCTTTCCGGCGGCGCTGAACTATCTCGGGCTCGATCCGAACTCGACCAAGCAGGCTGACCTCGAGAAGGCCGCCGATGTCGTCGCAAAAGTCCGCCCCTCCGTGCGCAAATTCCACTCCTCCGAATATCTCAGCGCGCTCGCGACCGGCGAGATCTGCTTCGTGGTCGGCTGGTCCGGCGACATCATGCAGGCGCGCGCCCGCGCGGCCGAGGCCAAGAAAGACAACAGCAGTGGCATCGAGATCGGCTACGCGATCCCGAAGGAGGGCGCGCAGATGTTCTTCGACAATCTCGCGATCCCCGCGGACGCAAAGAACGTGAGGGAAGCCTACGAGCTGATCAACTATCTCTACCGTCCGGACGTCGCCGCCAAGAACTCGGACTTCCTGTCCTACGCAAGCGGCAACCTCGCCAGCCAGAAGCTGGTCGATCCGAAGATTTTGAACGACAAGAACATCTATCCGGACGAGGCGACGCTCGCAAAGCTGTTCGTCATCACCGCGCGCGAGCCGGCGACGCAGCGGATCATCAACCGGCTGTGGACTAAGGTGAAGACGGGAAGGTAG
- a CDS encoding aminotransferase, producing MTSKSSSLNKVFADLPVTIFEAMSQAARDNAAINLGQGFPDDPGPEDIRRAAAEASLNGYNQYPSMMGLPELRQAIATHYGHWHGLKLDPMSEVMVTSGGTEALTSAILAVVQPGDEVVCFQPVYDSYLPIIRQAGGIPRLVRLEPPHWRLNEDMLKSVFNSKTKAVLFNNPLNPSAVVFPREDLELLARYCQEFDVIAICDEVWEHVTFDEHKHIPLITIPGMRERTIKVGSAGKIFSLTGWKIGFVCAAPPLLRVAAKVHQFLTFTTAPNLQAAVAYGLGKSDDYFLSMRKDLTRSRDRLTNGLESLGFPVLKSQGTYFLTVDLSPLGLNESDTEFCWRIVKDYKVAAIPVSAFYEQDPVTSVVRFCFAKKDETLDTALERLSDAVRGRKR from the coding sequence ATGACGTCCAAGAGCTCTTCGCTGAACAAGGTCTTCGCCGACCTTCCCGTCACCATCTTCGAGGCGATGTCGCAGGCCGCGCGCGACAATGCCGCCATCAATCTCGGCCAGGGCTTTCCCGACGATCCGGGTCCGGAGGACATCCGCCGCGCCGCGGCCGAGGCCTCGCTGAACGGCTATAACCAATACCCGTCGATGATGGGCCTGCCGGAGCTGCGCCAGGCGATCGCGACCCATTACGGCCATTGGCACGGGCTCAAGCTCGATCCGATGAGCGAGGTGATGGTCACCTCCGGCGGCACCGAGGCACTGACCTCGGCGATCCTCGCGGTGGTGCAGCCCGGCGACGAGGTGGTGTGCTTCCAGCCGGTCTATGATTCCTATTTGCCGATCATCCGCCAGGCCGGCGGCATCCCGCGCCTCGTGCGGCTGGAGCCGCCGCACTGGCGGCTGAATGAGGACATGCTGAAAAGCGTCTTCAATTCAAAGACCAAGGCTGTGCTCTTCAACAACCCCTTGAATCCCAGCGCGGTGGTTTTTCCGCGCGAGGATCTCGAGCTCTTGGCGCGCTACTGTCAGGAGTTCGACGTCATCGCGATCTGCGACGAGGTCTGGGAGCACGTCACCTTCGACGAGCACAAGCACATCCCGCTGATCACCATTCCGGGCATGCGCGAGCGCACCATCAAGGTCGGCTCGGCCGGCAAGATCTTCTCGCTGACCGGCTGGAAGATCGGGTTCGTCTGCGCCGCGCCGCCGCTGTTGCGCGTCGCCGCCAAGGTGCACCAGTTCCTGACCTTCACCACGGCGCCGAACCTGCAGGCCGCCGTCGCCTACGGCCTCGGCAAGTCCGACGACTACTTCCTGTCGATGCGCAAGGATTTGACGCGGAGCAGGGACCGCCTGACCAACGGGCTGGAGAGCCTCGGCTTCCCCGTGCTGAAGTCGCAAGGAACCTACTTCCTCACCGTCGACCTGTCGCCGCTCGGGCTCAACGAGAGCGACACCGAGTTCTGCTGGCGGATCGTGAAGGACTACAAGGTCGCGGCGATCCCGGTCTCGGCCTTCTACGAGCAGGATCCCGTGACCTCAGTGGTGCGCTTCTGCTTTGCCAAGAAGGACGAGACCCTCGACACCGCCCTGGAACGGTTGTCGGACGCGGTGCGCGGTCGCAAGAGGTAG
- a CDS encoding potassium transporter Kup → MTSDIVISAPETAAANGHGEAHTTARFGALTLGSIGVVYGDIGTSPLYAFREAVMAASGADGLPTPAAVLGVVSLILWALIVVVTLKYVVILLRADNNGEGGTLALMALAQRAVGTGGATVVLLGIISGALFYGDAVITPALSVLSAIEGMKDVTLRFEPYIVPLTVVILVCLFAVQSRGTARVAAFFGPIMCVWFAVLAAAAIHPIIQQPQVLYALNPLYAVSFMFHHGIIGFVTLGAVFLAVTGAEALYADLGHFGKRPIQTAWLFIVLPSLALNYLGQGALVLGDPGAIVSPFFQLFPQGLFRGCMVVLATMATVIASQAVITGAYSLTRQAIQLGLLPRFEIRHTSEAHSGQIFIPRINQLLLVAVVLLVLLFRSSSALASAYGISVTGTMVVTAMMGFVVIWKVWRWSPLAAGALIAPFLFLDLTFLAANLLKVFEGGWVPLALGALMIILMYTWRRGSRLLFEKSRKLEFPLADLVAMLEKRPPQRVPGTAVFLTSDPLSAPTALMHSLKHYKVLHEKNVILTIETAQTPRIDPAERVKLEQISPTFSKVTLKFGFMESPNVPKALAIARKLGWQFDIMSTSFFLSRRALKPAVHSGMPRWQDRLFISLSRSANDATDYFQIPSGRVVEVGTQVTI, encoded by the coding sequence ATGACAAGCGACATAGTGATTTCCGCCCCGGAAACGGCGGCGGCCAATGGGCATGGCGAGGCCCATACCACCGCCCGTTTCGGCGCGCTGACCCTCGGCAGCATCGGCGTCGTCTACGGCGATATCGGCACCAGCCCGCTCTACGCGTTCCGCGAGGCGGTGATGGCGGCATCGGGCGCGGACGGGCTGCCGACGCCGGCGGCGGTGCTCGGCGTGGTCTCGCTGATCCTGTGGGCACTGATCGTCGTGGTGACGCTCAAATACGTCGTGATCCTGCTCCGGGCCGACAACAACGGCGAGGGCGGCACGCTGGCGCTGATGGCGCTGGCCCAGCGCGCGGTCGGCACCGGCGGGGCGACCGTCGTCCTGCTTGGCATCATTTCCGGCGCGCTGTTCTATGGCGATGCCGTGATCACGCCTGCGCTGTCGGTGCTGTCCGCGATCGAAGGCATGAAGGACGTCACGCTGCGGTTCGAGCCCTATATCGTGCCGCTAACCGTGGTCATCCTGGTCTGCCTGTTCGCCGTGCAGTCGCGCGGAACCGCCCGCGTCGCCGCCTTCTTCGGCCCGATCATGTGCGTCTGGTTTGCGGTCCTTGCCGCGGCGGCGATCCATCCGATCATCCAACAGCCGCAAGTGCTGTATGCGCTGAACCCGCTCTATGCGGTCTCTTTCATGTTCCACCACGGCATCATCGGCTTCGTCACGCTGGGCGCGGTGTTCCTCGCGGTCACCGGGGCTGAGGCGCTCTATGCCGATCTCGGCCATTTCGGCAAGCGACCGATCCAGACCGCGTGGCTGTTCATCGTGCTGCCGTCGCTCGCGCTGAACTATCTCGGGCAGGGCGCCCTCGTGCTCGGCGATCCCGGCGCCATCGTCAGCCCGTTCTTCCAGCTCTTCCCGCAGGGCTTGTTCCGCGGCTGCATGGTCGTGCTCGCCACCATGGCGACTGTCATCGCCAGCCAGGCGGTCATCACAGGCGCCTATTCCTTGACGCGCCAGGCGATCCAGCTCGGCCTGTTGCCGCGCTTCGAAATTCGCCATACGTCGGAAGCCCATTCCGGCCAGATCTTCATCCCGCGCATCAACCAGCTGCTGCTGGTCGCGGTGGTGCTGCTGGTGCTCCTGTTTCGCTCGTCCAGCGCGCTCGCCTCGGCCTACGGCATCTCGGTCACCGGGACCATGGTGGTCACGGCGATGATGGGCTTCGTCGTGATCTGGAAGGTCTGGCGCTGGTCGCCGCTCGCGGCCGGGGCGCTGATTGCGCCGTTCCTGTTTCTCGACCTCACGTTCCTGGCCGCCAACCTGCTCAAGGTGTTCGAAGGCGGCTGGGTGCCGCTGGCGCTCGGCGCGCTCATGATCATCCTGATGTACACGTGGCGGCGCGGCAGCCGCCTCTTGTTCGAGAAGTCGCGCAAACTCGAGTTCCCGCTCGCCGATCTCGTGGCGATGCTGGAGAAGCGGCCGCCGCAGCGGGTGCCCGGCACCGCGGTGTTCCTGACCTCCGACCCGCTCAGCGCGCCGACCGCGCTGATGCATAGTCTGAAGCACTACAAAGTGCTCCACGAGAAGAATGTCATTCTCACCATCGAGACGGCGCAGACCCCACGGATCGATCCGGCCGAGCGCGTGAAACTGGAGCAGATCTCACCGACCTTCTCCAAGGTGACGCTGAAGTTCGGCTTCATGGAATCGCCCAACGTGCCGAAAGCCCTGGCGATCGCCCGCAAGCTCGGCTGGCAGTTCGACATCATGTCGACCTCGTTCTTCCTGTCGCGCAGAGCGCTCAAGCCCGCCGTCCATTCCGGCATGCCGCGCTGGCAGGACCGGCTGTTCATCTCGCTCAGCCGCTCGGCCAACGACGCCACTGACTATTTCCAGATCCCCTCTGGCCGCGTGGTCGAGGTCGGAACGCAGGTGACGATCTAG
- a CDS encoding rhodanese-like domain-containing protein, with the protein MANQVQDLTPDEVSKGVAEGRYLLVDVREPNEVEAEAYPYGVVVPLSTFDPKAIPDPQGKDVVFACRSGKRSVTASLAAQAAGLPYDKHLAGGMLGWKAAGLPSKVGG; encoded by the coding sequence GTGGCAAACCAGGTGCAGGATCTGACCCCGGACGAGGTCTCCAAGGGTGTCGCGGAGGGCCGCTATCTCCTCGTCGACGTGCGCGAGCCGAACGAGGTCGAAGCCGAGGCCTATCCCTACGGCGTCGTGGTGCCGCTTTCGACCTTCGATCCCAAGGCGATCCCCGATCCCCAGGGCAAGGACGTCGTGTTTGCCTGCCGCTCGGGCAAACGCTCGGTGACGGCCTCGCTCGCGGCTCAGGCGGCGGGCCTGCCTTACGACAAGCATCTGGCCGGCGGCATGCTGGGCTGGAAGGCGGCGGGGCTTCCCAGCAAGGTCGGTGGCTAG
- a CDS encoding ParB-like protein yields the protein MTTTNAREPRVHPVPILSLRPTQMTVGMREVKEKRKRWREHDKKKQADLLGKHMIPVVYGPDARYYVIDHHHLGRALHDEGVKEVLVTIVGDLRMVEREAFWGVMDNKRWVYPYDAKGERRQFRDLPKSVADLKDDPFRSLAGELRRLGGFAKDTTPFSEFLWADFLRRKVSRKTVEADFDKAIEKAMSAAKSKDAIYLPGWCGPEDDD from the coding sequence ATGACCACGACCAACGCGCGTGAGCCGAGAGTGCACCCGGTCCCGATCCTGTCGCTCCGGCCGACGCAGATGACGGTCGGCATGCGCGAGGTCAAGGAGAAGCGCAAGCGCTGGCGCGAGCATGACAAGAAGAAGCAGGCGGATCTGCTCGGCAAGCACATGATCCCCGTCGTCTACGGCCCCGACGCGCGCTACTATGTGATCGACCATCATCATCTCGGCCGCGCACTGCACGACGAAGGCGTCAAGGAGGTGCTGGTGACCATCGTCGGCGACCTCCGCATGGTCGAGCGCGAGGCGTTCTGGGGCGTGATGGACAACAAGCGTTGGGTCTATCCTTACGACGCCAAGGGCGAACGGCGGCAGTTTCGCGACCTGCCAAAATCGGTTGCCGATCTCAAGGACGATCCGTTCCGCAGCCTTGCCGGCGAATTGCGCCGCCTGGGCGGCTTCGCCAAGGACACCACGCCGTTCTCGGAATTCCTGTGGGCCGACTTCCTGCGCCGAAAGGTCTCGCGCAAGACGGTGGAGGCCGATTTCGACAAGGCGATCGAGAAGGCGATGTCCGCAGCCAAGAGCAAGGACGCGATCTATC
- a CDS encoding beta-ketoacyl-ACP synthase, producing MTAPRDKLGRPVVVVTGMGIMTSLGAGKADNWAKLVAGESGIRTITRFPVDGLKTTMAGTVDFVSVDPFSSTGLSERMAELVTEEALEQAGIGAKADFPGPLFLAVAPVEVEWPQRRELGRAVGALDFNYDDLLRISGGGKYSAYHHRFMFGSVAAHLAETFGTKGSPISLSTACASGATSIQLGVEAIRRGETDAALCVATDGTVNPEALVRFSLLSALSTQNDPPQAASRPFSKNRDGFVMAEGAGALVLESYEAATARGAKILGVIAGCGELTDSFHRTRSSPDGKPIIGCMNKTLADAGMTPDQIDHINAHGTATPENDKMEFNTTSAVFGELAQKIPVTSNKSMVGHTISAAGAVEAIFSLLTLEHQRIPPTINYETPDPTILFNVVGNKARDARVTAVMSNSFGFGGQNASLILTREPA from the coding sequence ATGACTGCACCACGCGACAAACTCGGGCGTCCCGTCGTCGTCGTCACCGGCATGGGCATCATGACCTCGCTCGGTGCCGGCAAGGCCGACAATTGGGCCAAGCTCGTTGCCGGCGAATCCGGCATCCGTACCATCACGCGCTTTCCGGTCGACGGCCTGAAGACCACGATGGCCGGCACCGTCGATTTCGTCAGCGTCGATCCATTCTCCTCCACCGGCCTGTCCGAGCGGATGGCTGAGCTCGTGACGGAAGAAGCGCTCGAGCAGGCCGGCATCGGCGCCAAGGCCGATTTCCCGGGGCCCCTCTTCCTCGCGGTTGCGCCGGTCGAGGTCGAATGGCCACAGCGACGCGAGCTCGGCCGCGCCGTCGGCGCGCTCGACTTCAACTATGACGATCTCTTGCGCATCTCCGGCGGCGGCAAGTACAGCGCCTATCATCACCGCTTCATGTTCGGCTCGGTGGCCGCGCATCTCGCCGAGACCTTTGGCACCAAGGGCTCGCCGATCTCGCTGTCGACGGCCTGCGCGTCCGGAGCCACCTCGATCCAGCTCGGCGTCGAGGCGATCCGCCGCGGCGAGACCGATGCTGCGCTGTGCGTCGCGACCGACGGCACCGTGAACCCCGAGGCCCTCGTGCGCTTCTCGCTGCTCTCGGCGCTGTCGACCCAGAACGATCCGCCGCAGGCGGCCTCCCGCCCCTTCTCCAAGAACCGCGACGGCTTCGTCATGGCCGAAGGCGCCGGCGCGCTCGTGCTGGAAAGCTACGAGGCCGCCACCGCGCGCGGCGCAAAGATCCTCGGCGTGATCGCCGGCTGCGGCGAGCTCACCGATTCCTTCCATCGCACCCGCTCTTCGCCCGACGGCAAGCCGATCATCGGCTGCATGAACAAGACGCTGGCCGATGCCGGCATGACGCCGGACCAGATCGACCACATCAACGCGCACGGCACGGCGACGCCCGAGAACGACAAGATGGAGTTCAACACGACATCGGCCGTGTTCGGCGAGCTCGCGCAGAAGATTCCGGTGACCTCCAACAAGTCGATGGTCGGCCACACCATCTCGGCGGCAGGCGCGGTCGAGGCGATCTTCTCGCTGCTCACGCTCGAGCATCAGCGCATCCCGCCGACGATCAACTACGAGACGCCGGATCCCACGATCCTGTTCAACGTCGTCGGCAACAAGGCGCGCGACGCCCGCGTCACCGCGGTGATGTCGAACTCGTTCGGCTTCGGCGGCCAGAACGCCTCGCTGATCCTGACCCGCGAACCGGCCTGA